From the genome of Spirosomataceae bacterium TFI 002, one region includes:
- a CDS encoding Por secretion system C-terminal sorting domain-containing protein encodes MRLLIAIIFTSFYSYTQAQMSCGISNIAEAKSDYVIVKTRSSRQAITRIAVNPIVVHKTGGLPLLSETDIGTLIAKANEYFAPINYEFYVFSSGVKHVYNDKYYNLKVEDETELRSKYDVENAINLYFVSSIVLPNQDVLSGFTSLPSLNNAGNRIFLSYLDRNTEDFQILAEKVLPHELGHYFGLLHTFNNSNSEKIEERELVTRGVGANCATAGDFICDTPADPYEREHSIASLECGVQPPSTLVDQLGQSFVSGDGNLMSYQVRCGNYFSEEQYQRMLSAGNIRFSPDAAYQIIQEPENSITLQLPAKRAFCDEEIIEIEWKSFGYFFPDNNFEFEMSNAQGTDYDPISVVKVGNKAFVTITKDLPAGKNYRFRVLSTNPNIVSYISDNFEIKQKGTYSLSLDRTIIDKGETANLTVNFTGSGPWTWELSNGQKIENEYQRTINLALQPSEDQYLSIKNAVGACGLLNQGNNTQLLVIAPKISITGSEKLEFCEKGEVSLKVNGLQSGSSTAYTVHLNGKSSYIINPELQENQVRFTIPNDIKSGEKLSLIIKGSNGQGDFSDVYPFEIIPSPPQPYVQSPLETCFGEFNVKLEAVGQNLKWYLDPVNGQSFQELKPSTSIEGITSYYVSQSNDLGCESSKSKIDVRVKAPLVATISGNEDIIQGDSTQLRLNVSGEGPVEIVLNDGTRISIENGTSFYFVKPDDSFTYTIKEATNGCGIGIVNGEAKVVVLTPLGIESELDILTLYPNPTQNGILNFNNPSQISEVKIYDILGRKVLFEKLTSGMFKIRQKVEGQIVVKVYLKDGRVINQKVLVLPQ; translated from the coding sequence ATGCGTTTACTTATTGCAATTATCTTTACGAGTTTTTATTCGTATACACAGGCTCAAATGAGTTGTGGTATAAGTAATATTGCTGAAGCCAAAAGTGACTATGTGATAGTTAAAACGAGATCCTCAAGACAGGCGATTACTCGAATTGCCGTTAATCCTATCGTCGTACACAAAACTGGTGGTCTACCATTATTGTCAGAAACTGATATTGGTACATTAATAGCAAAGGCAAATGAATACTTTGCTCCTATCAATTATGAATTCTACGTTTTTAGTTCAGGAGTAAAACATGTTTATAACGATAAGTATTACAATCTCAAGGTTGAAGATGAAACAGAACTTCGATCAAAATATGACGTAGAAAATGCAATTAACCTGTATTTCGTTAGTTCCATAGTTCTTCCGAACCAAGATGTTCTAAGTGGCTTTACTAGCCTTCCAAGCCTTAATAACGCTGGAAATAGAATATTTCTTAGTTACTTGGATAGAAATACCGAGGATTTCCAAATTCTGGCTGAAAAGGTATTGCCACATGAGTTGGGTCATTATTTTGGACTTTTGCATACATTTAATAATAGCAACTCTGAGAAAATTGAAGAGCGTGAACTTGTAACAAGAGGGGTTGGTGCAAACTGTGCCACAGCAGGTGATTTTATTTGCGATACTCCTGCAGATCCATACGAAAGAGAACATTCAATAGCATCTTTAGAGTGCGGTGTACAGCCTCCTAGTACCTTGGTTGATCAATTAGGTCAATCATTTGTTTCTGGAGACGGAAACTTAATGTCTTATCAAGTCAGGTGCGGAAATTACTTTTCCGAAGAACAATATCAGCGAATGTTATCGGCAGGGAATATTCGTTTTTCGCCAGATGCAGCTTATCAAATTATTCAAGAACCCGAAAACTCGATTACCCTTCAGTTGCCTGCTAAAAGAGCATTTTGCGATGAAGAGATAATAGAAATTGAATGGAAAAGCTTCGGTTACTTTTTTCCAGATAATAATTTCGAGTTCGAAATGAGTAATGCTCAAGGAACGGATTACGATCCAATAAGTGTCGTAAAAGTAGGCAACAAAGCTTTTGTAACTATCACAAAAGATCTGCCAGCAGGTAAGAATTACAGATTTAGAGTTCTATCTACCAATCCGAACATAGTAAGCTATATCAGTGACAATTTTGAAATAAAACAAAAAGGGACATACAGTTTAAGTTTAGATCGCACGATTATTGACAAGGGAGAAACCGCTAACCTAACTGTCAACTTTACAGGAAGTGGCCCATGGACATGGGAATTAAGTAATGGGCAAAAAATTGAGAATGAATACCAAAGAACCATAAACCTGGCTCTTCAACCAAGTGAAGATCAATACCTAAGCATTAAAAATGCAGTTGGTGCTTGCGGTTTGTTAAACCAAGGCAACAACACTCAACTATTGGTTATTGCCCCTAAAATTTCCATAACAGGAAGCGAAAAGCTCGAATTTTGTGAAAAAGGAGAAGTCAGTTTAAAAGTTAATGGATTACAAAGTGGTTCTAGTACAGCATATACTGTTCATTTAAATGGAAAGTCGTCTTATATCATCAATCCTGAATTACAAGAAAACCAGGTTAGATTTACAATTCCAAATGACATCAAGTCTGGCGAAAAACTTAGCCTAATAATAAAAGGTAGCAATGGACAAGGTGACTTTAGCGATGTGTATCCTTTCGAAATTATTCCAAGCCCTCCGCAACCATACGTTCAAAGCCCTCTAGAAACATGTTTTGGAGAATTTAACGTAAAACTTGAGGCTGTTGGTCAAAACCTTAAATGGTATCTGGATCCTGTAAACGGACAATCGTTCCAAGAATTGAAACCATCTACCTCTATAGAGGGTATAACTAGCTATTACGTTAGCCAATCAAATGACTTGGGATGTGAGAGTTCAAAGAGTAAAATTGATGTGAGGGTGAAAGCACCTTTAGTAGCTACAATTTCTGGTAATGAAGACATTATTCAAGGTGATTCGACCCAACTTAGATTAAATGTTAGTGGTGAAGGTCCGGTAGAAATAGTCTTAAATGATGGTACACGAATTTCAATAGAGAACGGTACATCTTTTTATTTCGTGAAACCGGATGATTCTTTCACCTACACCATAAAGGAGGCTACCAATGGCTGTGGTATTGGTATTGTTAACGGTGAAGCGAAAGTGGTTGTGTTAACTCCTTTGGGTATAGAAAGTGAACTTGATATCCTTACTTTATATCCAAATCCAACACAAAACGGAATCCTAAATTTTAATAATCCTTCTCAAATTTCTGAAGTTAAGATTTATGATATTTTAGGTAGAAAAGTGTTATTTGAAAAGTTAACTAGTGGGATGTTTAAAATTCGTCAAAAAGTTGAAGGCCAGATTGTAGTTAAAGTATATTTGAAAGATGGAAGGGTAATCAACCAGAAAGTATTGGTATTACCCCAATAA
- a CDS encoding PAS domain S-box-containing protein produces the protein MNTRETDNIEIISNKGQNLDFDPLKDLIDNTSEVIMMLSPDLDFLFVNQSFRETLGYNIASLSDMKLQDILHPQFAGDILNKLKEVEKGIHIHDFQMVVRNIENKRVYLSGDINCRFENGKPVNFRCLFRDITQRRRAERAQDLYYSIAQSNLNTKNLREFLKQVHTELQKNIFANNFFVAVYEPEEGSIYFPYHEDEHYETESNYLKRKLGNGIIEYSMVQNKPLLLYKSDLEQLAKKEKVFMYGDILPAIQVIVPLKVKNKTTGVIGIKSYSDATKFGARDMELLEFVSGQVALALERKKAEADLLIQTARLNAVFDSSTHYIWTVNQKRHLSSFNKNYFNLIKEKLDVPPEINVSTEKLGWKLISTQDRPLLREKYNQAFTGNPQYFEMHWGELEGGSQWYEFYLNPILSAEDGSIEEVSGIARNITEKKNAVLSIQKSEEKFRNIIESFIDIYYRTDLAGNVTMISPSVLKHTGYTLEEVQGQKVDKFFENREDSSQNIKTLLKTGSITNFEVNVKRKDGALRQFILNIRMIKDSKGLPTEVEGVARDITELKNSAMELQVAKEEAEHSLKVKEQFLANMSHEIRTPMNGIIGMIDVLNETKLKPEQKDYVETIKKSSETLLTILNDILDLSKIEAGKMELQKRPTDIRDVLDNLVALFKQKAFEKGNEITFDVSSNVPNYILSDRTRLLQILSNLTSNALKFTHNGKVEIKVTKAATKNTLKFEVIDQGIGITQEDQDKLFSAFQQLDNSTSKSFGGTGLGLIISKNLCKRMEGDMGVKSKIGKGSTFWFTIKAEETLDKPDSHTNEINHISLTNYFKNNPKILLVDDNAVNRKVASEILLKSGCSVTQADSGFAAIDEFEKNNSFDVILMDIQMPEMDGIETTAKLREQFGSKLPKVVAMTAYSMQDDKEKFLSNGMDAYVSKPIRAHLLIQKVEELIGGNGVKGNSISKPKLKKAALIEDNIPRFDMEVIDGLKEMVGKEMLISVFEDFEKEAEEQISNTEKAFKNNDIIQIQKELHTLKGNSGTIGLMKIHEISKAIETPSKIGDLNGFEEKMKFLKKEFNAFRKEYLNL, from the coding sequence GTGAACACAAGAGAAACGGATAATATTGAGATCATTTCCAACAAAGGTCAAAACCTTGACTTTGACCCTTTGAAAGATCTAATTGATAATACATCGGAGGTAATAATGATGTTATCACCCGATCTTGACTTCCTATTTGTAAATCAATCTTTTAGAGAAACTCTTGGATATAATATCGCTTCATTGAGCGACATGAAACTTCAAGATATTCTCCACCCACAATTTGCAGGAGATATACTCAATAAACTAAAAGAGGTTGAAAAAGGGATTCATATTCATGATTTCCAAATGGTAGTCCGGAATATCGAAAACAAGCGAGTTTACCTATCTGGAGATATCAATTGTAGATTTGAAAACGGAAAACCTGTTAATTTCCGTTGTTTGTTTAGAGACATCACACAAAGAAGAAGAGCTGAAAGAGCTCAAGATTTATATTATTCGATAGCCCAATCAAATTTAAATACAAAAAACCTACGTGAGTTTTTAAAACAAGTTCATACCGAACTACAAAAAAACATTTTTGCCAATAATTTCTTTGTGGCGGTCTACGAACCAGAAGAAGGAAGCATCTATTTCCCATATCATGAAGATGAACATTACGAAACTGAGAGTAACTATTTAAAGAGAAAGCTTGGTAATGGAATTATTGAATATTCCATGGTTCAAAACAAGCCGTTGTTACTCTATAAGAGTGACTTGGAGCAGTTGGCTAAGAAGGAAAAGGTATTCATGTATGGCGATATTTTACCTGCTATTCAGGTCATTGTTCCTTTAAAAGTTAAAAACAAAACAACTGGTGTAATCGGTATTAAGTCATATTCTGATGCAACTAAGTTTGGAGCGAGGGACATGGAATTGCTTGAGTTCGTGTCTGGCCAAGTTGCTTTGGCTCTAGAAAGGAAAAAGGCGGAAGCTGATTTACTTATTCAAACGGCCAGGTTAAACGCAGTTTTTGATAGTAGTACCCATTACATCTGGACTGTTAATCAAAAAAGGCACCTGAGCTCATTTAACAAAAACTATTTTAACCTTATCAAAGAAAAACTTGATGTACCACCTGAAATCAATGTTAGTACTGAGAAGCTAGGGTGGAAATTAATTTCAACACAAGATAGACCCTTACTTAGAGAAAAGTACAATCAAGCCTTTACTGGTAATCCTCAGTACTTTGAGATGCATTGGGGCGAATTAGAGGGGGGAAGTCAGTGGTACGAGTTTTATTTGAATCCAATTTTATCTGCCGAAGATGGCTCAATAGAAGAAGTTTCAGGTATTGCGAGAAATATCACAGAAAAGAAAAATGCTGTTTTATCTATTCAGAAAAGTGAAGAAAAGTTTAGAAATATCATTGAGTCGTTTATCGATATTTATTACCGTACAGATCTCGCAGGCAACGTCACAATGATTTCACCTTCAGTACTAAAACATACTGGATATACGCTTGAAGAGGTACAAGGACAAAAAGTTGATAAATTCTTTGAAAATAGAGAAGATAGTTCGCAAAACATTAAGACGCTACTTAAAACAGGAAGCATTACCAACTTCGAAGTTAATGTAAAACGAAAAGATGGAGCCTTAAGACAGTTTATCTTGAACATCAGAATGATCAAAGATTCTAAAGGCCTACCTACAGAAGTTGAAGGAGTTGCTCGTGATATCACTGAGCTTAAAAACAGTGCAATGGAGCTGCAAGTAGCAAAAGAAGAAGCAGAGCATTCACTAAAAGTGAAGGAGCAGTTCTTGGCCAATATGAGTCATGAAATCCGTACTCCAATGAACGGAATCATTGGAATGATAGATGTATTAAATGAAACCAAGTTAAAGCCAGAACAAAAAGACTATGTTGAAACCATCAAAAAGTCTTCAGAAACATTATTAACGATTCTGAATGACATACTTGACTTGTCCAAGATAGAGGCAGGTAAAATGGAATTGCAAAAAAGGCCAACTGACATACGTGATGTGCTTGACAATTTGGTTGCTTTGTTTAAGCAAAAAGCATTTGAAAAAGGAAACGAAATTACCTTCGATGTAAGTAGTAATGTACCTAATTATATCCTAAGTGACCGAACAAGACTTTTACAGATACTTTCTAATTTAACTTCCAATGCACTTAAGTTTACTCACAATGGTAAAGTAGAAATCAAGGTAACTAAAGCGGCAACAAAGAATACCCTTAAATTCGAGGTGATTGATCAAGGTATTGGTATTACGCAAGAAGACCAGGATAAGCTTTTCAGTGCATTTCAACAGCTAGACAACTCTACTAGTAAGTCATTTGGAGGTACGGGTTTAGGATTAATAATCTCCAAAAACCTTTGCAAAAGGATGGAAGGAGATATGGGGGTTAAGTCTAAAATAGGAAAAGGAAGTACATTCTGGTTTACAATTAAGGCTGAAGAAACCTTAGATAAGCCCGACTCTCACACAAATGAAATTAATCATATCAGTCTGACCAACTACTTTAAAAACAATCCTAAAATTTTATTAGTTGACGATAACGCTGTAAACAGAAAAGTTGCCTCTGAAATTCTTCTTAAATCTGGCTGTTCAGTTACCCAAGCTGACAGTGGATTTGCGGCAATTGATGAATTTGAAAAGAATAATAGTTTTGATGTTATCCTAATGGATATCCAAATGCCTGAAATGGACGGAATAGAAACAACCGCTAAGCTAAGGGAACAGTTTGGTTCCAAATTGCCAAAAGTTGTCGCCATGACAGCCTATTCTATGCAAGATGATAAAGAGAAATTCTTGTCAAATGGAATGGATGCATACGTTTCAAAGCCAATAAGAGCACATTTACTTATTCAAAAAGTAGAAGAACTAATTGGTGGAAATGGAGTGAAAGGTAATTCAATTTCGAAACCAAAACTAAAGAAGGCTGCGTTAATCGAAGACAATATTCCTCGTTTTGACATGGAAGTAATTGATGGCTTGAAAGAAATGGTAGGAAAAGAGATGTTAATTTCGGTTTTTGAAGATTTCGAAAAAGAAGCCGAAGAACAAATTTCCAATACCGAAAAGGCTTTCAAAAACAATGACATTATTCAAATTCAAAAGGAATTACATACCCTCAAAGGAAATAGTGGTACCATTGGTCTGATGAAAATCCATGAGATTAGCAAAGCTATTGAAACTCCGTCAAAAATTGGAGATTTAAATGGTTTCGAAGAAAAAATGAAATTTTTAAAGAAAGAGTTTAACGCTTTTAGAAAAGAATATTTGAACCTATAA
- a CDS encoding dimethyladenosine transferase, which translates to MSKVRPKKHLGQHFLNDLSAAKQIVDALSPEGKYTKVIEVGPGMGVLTQYLQPRTDLDLYLAEIDTESIVYLAEHFPELKEKTFEADFLQLHLEEKMELAKGEKIAIIGNFPYNISSQIFFKAFDQRDKVDEIVCMLQKEVAMRIASGPGNKTYGILSVLLQAFYDIEYLFTVLPDAFTPPPKVDSGVIRLKRNSNVNLDCDERKFFTMVKMAFNQRRKKLSNSIKGMGEIGESPLLDLRAERLHYTDFVTLVNLLK; encoded by the coding sequence GTGAGTAAAGTAAGACCAAAGAAGCACCTAGGACAACATTTTCTAAATGATTTGTCAGCTGCAAAGCAGATCGTAGATGCCTTGTCTCCCGAGGGAAAATATACAAAAGTGATAGAAGTGGGTCCCGGAATGGGCGTTTTAACCCAATATTTACAACCAAGGACCGACCTCGACTTGTATTTGGCCGAAATTGATACTGAATCAATTGTTTATTTAGCAGAACATTTTCCTGAATTAAAGGAAAAGACTTTTGAGGCGGATTTCTTGCAATTGCATTTGGAAGAGAAAATGGAACTTGCTAAAGGTGAAAAAATAGCTATCATTGGTAATTTTCCATACAATATCTCATCTCAGATTTTTTTCAAAGCCTTCGATCAACGCGATAAGGTTGACGAAATCGTATGTATGTTGCAAAAAGAAGTTGCAATGCGTATAGCAAGTGGACCAGGGAATAAAACCTACGGAATATTAAGCGTCCTTTTACAGGCTTTTTATGACATCGAATATCTCTTTACAGTTCTTCCAGATGCCTTTACTCCTCCTCCAAAGGTGGACTCGGGTGTAATTCGCTTAAAAAGGAATTCTAACGTTAATCTTGATTGTGATGAACGAAAGTTCTTTACAATGGTGAAAATGGCCTTTAATCAAAGAAGAAAAAAGCTAAGTAATTCTATAAAAGGAATGGGTGAAATAGGGGAGTCCCCACTTTTGGACTTAAGAGCAGAAAGGTTACATTATACGGACTTTGTAACACTTGTAAATCTATTGAAATAA
- a CDS encoding NADH dehydrogenase subunit C, giving the protein MNFNNHQKIVTIIEDSLGHSIVTSNKSEEKQPYIEIESSSLVQVCNFLKTNKNLYFDFLNCITTVDNGLEINTIDVWYHLTSIVFEHSFILKVTLPRNTEGEHIPSVSHIWKTADWHEREAYDLTGVHFDGHSDLRRILLPADWEGFPLRKDYVEQEKYHGINVKYDR; this is encoded by the coding sequence ATGAACTTTAACAATCATCAAAAAATTGTAACAATAATTGAAGATTCGTTGGGTCATAGCATTGTTACTTCCAATAAATCAGAAGAGAAACAGCCATATATAGAAATTGAATCGAGTTCTCTGGTTCAAGTTTGTAATTTCTTAAAGACTAATAAAAACTTATATTTTGATTTTCTAAACTGTATCACCACAGTAGATAATGGGTTAGAAATAAACACAATCGATGTTTGGTATCATTTAACTTCTATAGTTTTTGAACATTCATTTATTTTGAAAGTAACTCTCCCTAGAAACACTGAAGGCGAGCATATTCCGAGTGTTTCTCATATTTGGAAAACTGCAGACTGGCACGAAAGAGAGGCTTATGACCTCACTGGAGTTCATTTTGATGGACACTCAGATTTAAGACGCATCCTTCTACCGGCCGATTGGGAAGGTTTCCCTTTACGAAAAGATTACGTGGAGCAGGAAAAGTATCACGGAATCAATGTTAAATATGACAGATGA
- a CDS encoding aspartate carbamoyltransferase: MPSLSTKHLLGIKELTEEDIHLILDTAKEFKEVINRPIKKVPSLRDITIANVFFENSTRTRLSFELAEKRLSADVINFSSASSSVKKGETLLDTVNNILAMKVDMVVMRHSSCGAPYFLSKHIDANIINAGDGTHEHPTQALLDAFSMREQIGDLAGKKIAIIGDVLHSRVALSNIFCLKKLGAQVRICGPSTLIPKHLPSLGVEISHNVQETLEWCDVANVLRIQLERQQLKYFPSLREYSLYFGINKAMLDQLDRKIVLMHPGPINRGVELSSDAADSQHSIVLNQVENGVATRMAVLYLLAQKN; the protein is encoded by the coding sequence ATGCCCTCTCTTAGTACAAAGCATTTGCTGGGAATAAAAGAACTCACCGAAGAGGATATTCATCTTATTCTGGATACTGCAAAGGAGTTCAAAGAAGTAATTAATCGTCCTATAAAGAAAGTACCTTCTCTTAGAGACATTACTATTGCCAATGTTTTTTTTGAAAACTCCACTAGAACAAGATTATCATTTGAATTAGCCGAAAAGAGGCTATCTGCTGATGTTATAAACTTTTCTTCTGCTTCTAGTTCAGTAAAAAAAGGTGAAACATTACTTGACACTGTTAATAATATCCTTGCTATGAAGGTGGATATGGTGGTTATGCGACATAGCAGCTGCGGTGCCCCCTACTTTTTGTCCAAGCATATAGATGCAAATATTATTAATGCAGGTGACGGAACTCATGAACATCCAACACAAGCTTTATTAGATGCTTTTTCTATGCGTGAGCAGATTGGCGATTTGGCAGGTAAGAAAATTGCCATTATTGGAGACGTCTTGCATTCCAGAGTTGCTCTTTCGAACATATTTTGTTTAAAAAAACTAGGTGCACAAGTAAGAATTTGTGGACCAAGCACGCTCATACCTAAGCACCTACCAAGTCTTGGGGTAGAAATAAGTCACAACGTCCAAGAAACCCTTGAATGGTGTGATGTAGCAAACGTGCTGAGAATTCAATTAGAAAGACAACAGCTTAAATATTTTCCTTCTTTGCGAGAGTATTCCCTGTATTTTGGAATAAATAAAGCTATGTTGGATCAGCTTGATAGAAAAATAGTGCTTATGCACCCTGGCCCTATCAATAGAGGAGTCGAGCTTAGTAGTGATGCTGCTGATTCACAACATTCCATTGTACTTAACCAAGTGGAAAATGGTGTTGCAACAAGAATGGCGGTTTTGTATTTATTGGCTCAGAAAAACTAA
- a CDS encoding Sugar kinase of the NBD/HSP70 family, may contain an N-terminal HTH domain, producing MPAPFAERDTISLVDHKKNQNLSKILKHLYLKNSSSIAQLSKHINASVPSTTTFVNELLENGIIKELGASKTKSGRRPVFFAINGASRRILVISINIFEVTFFITDLDNTIIEKDVFEINIKDTGYKDFIESKVAEILRLNSDIWAAGISAPGLVDKNTGINYTHSTLNFDAKTSLSCYLREKTKIPFFTINDTQASIIGEHHYGLAKGKRNVVSINLDWGIGMGIMVNGKILGGNDGFAGELGHMQIDPNGTLCTCGKIGCLDTVASASTVVRRAKEGIAKGRLSTLTTLKNDIDLQSVVQAANKGDEFSIDILYDLGRELGKGLSVAVHLLNPEAVIIDGILTSAGDLIVSTLKQSINKYCLTEFKKDLKILVSPLKDMAKIYGVKSHVYLKMITIN from the coding sequence ATGCCTGCACCATTTGCCGAAAGAGATACTATATCCCTAGTAGATCATAAAAAAAATCAGAATTTATCAAAAATTCTCAAACACCTCTATCTTAAGAACTCTTCAAGTATTGCACAACTTTCGAAGCATATCAATGCTAGTGTGCCATCTACCACTACTTTTGTGAATGAATTACTTGAAAATGGTATCATTAAAGAGTTAGGAGCAAGTAAAACTAAATCAGGGCGTCGTCCAGTTTTTTTTGCGATCAATGGAGCTAGTAGACGTATACTAGTAATCAGTATCAATATTTTCGAAGTAACATTTTTTATTACTGATCTTGACAATACAATAATCGAAAAAGATGTTTTTGAAATCAATATCAAGGACACTGGCTATAAAGATTTTATAGAAAGTAAAGTCGCTGAGATATTAAGGCTCAATTCCGATATTTGGGCTGCGGGTATATCGGCTCCGGGTCTTGTTGATAAAAACACAGGAATTAATTATACGCATAGTACACTAAACTTTGACGCAAAAACCTCTCTTAGCTGTTATTTGAGGGAAAAGACTAAAATTCCTTTTTTCACTATCAATGATACACAAGCTTCCATCATTGGAGAGCACCACTACGGCTTAGCTAAAGGTAAAAGAAATGTAGTTTCTATTAACCTTGATTGGGGTATAGGAATGGGAATTATGGTTAATGGCAAAATATTAGGAGGAAATGATGGTTTTGCTGGTGAACTAGGACACATGCAAATAGATCCAAACGGTACGCTGTGTACATGTGGTAAAATTGGATGTTTAGATACAGTAGCGTCTGCGAGCACGGTAGTTAGAAGGGCTAAAGAAGGAATTGCGAAAGGCAGGCTTTCAACTCTTACTACCCTAAAAAATGACATAGATCTACAATCCGTTGTACAAGCTGCCAATAAAGGTGACGAGTTCAGCATTGATATTCTTTATGATCTAGGTCGTGAGTTGGGTAAAGGCTTATCAGTTGCAGTCCATTTATTAAATCCAGAAGCGGTTATAATTGATGGAATTTTAACGAGTGCGGGAGACTTAATAGTTTCTACGCTAAAGCAGTCGATAAATAAGTATTGCCTCACTGAATTTAAGAAAGATCTTAAAATATTGGTATCACCTTTAAAGGACATGGCTAAAATTTATGGTGTTAAATCACACGTTTATTTAAAAATGATAACAATTAACTAA
- a CDS encoding Alpha/beta hydrolase family protein: MLNKKYGLVILWFVGVITFSSCNNTDPIQPDNIYLVETTLVSNVTAQEFKNTLGQNFGQGLGVFVQSGFDQYRLTYNTTNTDGKPIIASGAFIVPTQFEGPMALLSYQHGTLFNESDAPSYFNTSSEASLGAFFASTGMIVAMPDYIGYGASKDLPHPYEHRAGLGGPNVDFLLAVKEFIRNNNINWSKKTMLAGYSQGGFATMATLKLLEESYPTEFNIVAASCGAGAYDKTGTFNQFLNEGTSGEAGNNRSYIWVLLTYDRIYNLNSPLSYYFIEPFLSMIQEKGFEVNIEKSLNLIVNQSVVDDLKNKSNTALIAAIADNDVYDWKPKTELKLFHGTADTYVPVENSIKAINAMTARGASNVSLQLIEDGTHGSSIGEFFLQTFSFFSQKK, encoded by the coding sequence ATGTTAAATAAAAAATATGGTTTGGTTATACTCTGGTTTGTCGGAGTTATAACCTTTTCTTCATGTAACAATACCGATCCTATTCAACCAGATAATATTTATTTGGTTGAAACAACATTAGTAAGCAATGTCACAGCTCAAGAATTCAAAAACACTCTTGGCCAAAATTTCGGACAAGGATTAGGAGTTTTCGTACAATCTGGCTTTGATCAATATCGACTTACCTATAATACCACCAATACGGATGGAAAGCCTATTATTGCTTCGGGAGCATTTATAGTTCCTACTCAATTTGAAGGTCCTATGGCTTTATTGAGCTATCAGCATGGTACTCTTTTCAATGAAAGTGACGCCCCATCCTATTTTAATACCTCATCTGAAGCTTCTTTAGGTGCCTTTTTTGCTTCAACTGGAATGATCGTGGCAATGCCCGATTATATCGGATATGGAGCGTCAAAAGATTTGCCACATCCATATGAGCATCGAGCTGGATTAGGAGGTCCAAATGTTGACTTCTTACTTGCAGTAAAAGAATTTATCAGAAATAACAATATTAATTGGAGCAAGAAAACCATGTTAGCAGGTTACTCACAAGGAGGGTTTGCCACAATGGCTACACTTAAACTTCTAGAGGAAAGCTACCCTACTGAATTCAATATCGTCGCTGCGAGTTGCGGAGCTGGTGCTTACGATAAAACAGGTACTTTCAATCAGTTTCTAAACGAAGGCACAAGTGGGGAAGCTGGAAATAACAGGTCTTACATATGGGTTTTACTAACATACGACCGCATATACAATCTCAATTCGCCTCTATCTTATTATTTCATTGAACCTTTCCTTTCCATGATACAAGAAAAGGGCTTTGAAGTAAATATTGAAAAAAGTTTAAATCTGATCGTGAATCAATCGGTTGTGGACGACCTCAAAAACAAAAGCAATACCGCTTTAATAGCAGCTATTGCCGACAATGATGTTTATGATTGGAAACCCAAAACAGAATTAAAACTCTTTCATGGCACCGCAGATACGTATGTTCCTGTTGAAAACTCTATTAAGGCTATTAACGCAATGACCGCACGCGGAGCATCAAACGTTTCACTTCAACTTATTGAAGATGGAACTCATGGAAGTAGCATTGGTGAATTCTTCTTACAAACCTTCTCGTTTTTCAGTCAAAAAAAGTGA
- a CDS encoding DNA-binding transcriptional regulator, MarR family: MFRHFNQYKKMTIESDIHQVKPFKTKNEKTIVNIMYTNNWLCDQQHYIMKDFGITIQQYNVLRILKGQKQNPITINAIIERMLDKMSNASRLVDKLVQKKYVDRSNREDDRRACNVVITAEGLKVLGKISNRVNDLKGNSLTEEEYDQLNSLLDKFRDVK, from the coding sequence ATGTTTAGACACTTTAACCAATATAAAAAAATGACAATTGAATCAGACATCCATCAGGTAAAGCCCTTCAAGACCAAGAATGAAAAAACCATTGTAAACATCATGTATACTAATAATTGGTTATGTGATCAGCAGCACTACATCATGAAAGATTTTGGCATCACAATTCAACAGTACAATGTACTTCGAATATTGAAAGGTCAAAAGCAAAATCCAATTACTATAAATGCGATTATAGAAAGAATGTTGGATAAAATGAGTAATGCTTCACGACTGGTAGACAAGCTTGTACAAAAAAAATACGTAGATAGATCAAACAGAGAAGACGATCGACGTGCCTGTAACGTTGTAATCACAGCAGAAGGTTTAAAGGTGCTTGGAAAAATCAGTAACCGAGTAAACGACCTTAAAGGCAATTCACTTACAGAAGAAGAGTATGATCAACTAAACTCCCTTCTTGATAAATTTAGAGATGTTAAATAA